The Larimichthys crocea isolate SSNF chromosome II, L_crocea_2.0, whole genome shotgun sequence genome segment GTCACCGTGACGTGGGATGAGACGTCAAAGGTCGTTTTAGGGGACTATGTGACAACGGGGGAACTCGAAACAGAGGACTCGAATGCAGAGTACGGGAAAAAGCAGATGTCTTTATTTCCTTAATGCCGGGCAACACTGGGGAAACAAAAAGCGCCTCACGATGAGGGATGATCAAGATagacacaaactaaactagAACTACAATCAAAGGAAAGGGCCTTAAAAAAATCACTGTTTCGAGGAACTAGAAGAAGAACCAAAAACGTGACTATGAGAAAACTATGGACTAGACTACGACGAGAGGGCTGGAGATCAGGACAATGGACTTGACACGCTgacacaggacaaagggagacgcagactataaacacatggaggtaatggggaacgGGTGGACACGATCAGGAATCAGaggagacaatcagactggtgacacatgaggaagggcaagtgacctgaaacaagaggagagttaatttccaaaataaaacaggaagtcacaaaaactcaacttgacataCCAGTGTGACACATAGCAGATAACAGcattaaatcacattattttgaaaataaatctggATGTGTAACTCTATTTCTTTATAGCTCTGGAGGAATGTACTCCACATTGACAGAACGACAGGAGCTGCTAAGAACAAACTCCGTCTGTATTCTGCTTTCACAGAGATTCgacaccctgctgctgctttgctgcTCACGATGGTTTAAAACTTAATGTGTTCAAAATCCCACAAGTGACTTTATCTTCCAGCTGTGAGAGAGCAACTCCGTCATTCTCAAAGTGTCACAGCCATTTTCAAGCCCTCACGATTATGTTATATAATGGAGACATTTTCCCTCTTGACACCTCCTCatctgcctctttttttattattcttatagGATTCATTATATAACTGCCTTTGAACTCTCGTCTCTCAGCTGTCACAAGCTCTTAAAAATGAGGCCAGAGGTAAACGTGTTGAGAAAAAGAAGTTGATAACAGTCACGACTCATGACCAAAATGCAGACAAAGCTGGCAGGTGAGATCATTTCAGTGATTTATTGTCGGTCTAAGGATTACAGGCAGGTACAGGTAGGCTGGTAGGCTCTGAAGCTTGAAAGCAAAACCACAAGTAAACAGAAGCACTGGTGGAAATGAACCCGTATATTGCTGCAATCCAAGAAAAAGGCCTGCGAGCATGAAACACTAGCCTTGCTCCTCATCTCTTTCAAAGCTGTGCTGAGTAGATGCTTTCACTGTGAAAGAGACTTACAAACATCAGTTTGCTGCAGGCGTCCTTGTTTTGCAGAGCAGATGCACCGGGGACGCATTTAGACCTGAAGTCAGGAATAGATCCTCTTCacggcagacattttgacttgtcaaagcaAGGCGAGGCAAAGACAGGTGTGACAAACACGTAACAAGTGTCCCTGTAAGCCTTGTAGAGCATGCAcccaccttttcttttttttcaagtcAAAACGTCTACCGTGAAAAGATCTACGCCTACTCGAACTATCCACTTCCAACTACTGGACTGGTTATGGGAAACGGGAAGCAGGTGAGTGAGTGGGTGGAGAAGGTCAGGCAACAGAAGGGTTGATGAGGAAGAGTGGGAACAGGTGAAGAGGTGGGCAGAAAGGTCAGGTCATCGGGGCTGGAGGGGATGTTGGAAAGGCCTGAATGGAAATGAGGTCAGTTTTTGAacctaaatgtaaaaaaaaaaacagctcaaaagagagaagaagtcCAGAATGTAAATGCATTTCTCAGATTCACATATATTAACTATAATGTACCATTCACCAGTGCACTCATCTATCAGTTTGTGCAGATTCAGATACTGTAAACGTAGAAAGACTTCTTGAAGTCACTATCACTCTGTAATTTTCCTCAAACCTGAAAGTAATCAGTTTGTCCTTCATGCAGAGTCACGTCCTAATTCTGCAGTTGCACAGCGGTGGGAACGAGAGTGATGTGAAGTATGCACCTGCACGCCGCCGTCACCTGGGTACCTGGATTTGATAGAACGacgagacagacaaagaaagaaacaaaggcaGAAGTTCAGTTTTTAATTACGTTCACTCGCTGCTGAAACTTTTCTTGCTTGAGTTGAGCTGATGAGTAAAAACTTTTTGGCGGAGCGGTGGAAGCTTTAACGGACACTAGACTTTCATGCTGagaaatgaaatatacaaaCTAAATATGTGGAAAACTCTCATATCATTTAGATCATTACAACTGAATCAGATGATGTCAGCCTCCTAGAGCTCGGATTGTTGGACAGCGACAAAAATTCCTgctttgtcagaaaaaaaatcagcaaactgtggcaaaatgctgcaaatatatagaatatttcTTGACTGTATCCTGATTCAGAAAGGATTATCAGAATGGTGTAGAAACCTAAAGAGAAACCCAGTTTAAGATAAAATTagatatgaaacatttcacagagTTACAAGACCTTTTAGCCTCAGCATGCTCAGCAGCGTCAGGGAGTAACTTTTGCACTTTACTCGAGTAGTTTTGAATTCAAGACCTCTTAATTTAGCTTTTGTCTATAAGTCATGTAGTACGTCCACACAAACTGGAGCATTTGCGCCTCCACAAGCTCAAAATGTTCAACTACAGCACCCCCATGAGGATGTGCACAGTGTTACATCATtagataaacatttttacatcgGGGGTGCTGAAGATGTTAACACATGACATGCAATAAACCTCATGCAGACAGCAGTAAAATCAAGACCTGGCTTTAAAAATAAGAACACTTGCTGAGAGGCAGGAACATTCATGGAAATCTGGTTTTATGGATTTGATCACATGAGTGCGTTTTTCTTATTATCCCCATCTACTTTACTTTTGCATGAACACATAAATCTACATAGATTAGCAGACATGACTCAGAAAACTATAAATACACACCCCTTTAATGCGGCTCCGACGCCTGGAAATCCTTGCAGGACATGCATGTTCCTGAGTCTCAGTGAACCTTTGCAGGTCTCACTGGGATCAGTTTAAACGACTGAACCCAGTGGGACGAACAAGCAATTTTTATGCCTTAACCAGAAACATGGAAGTCTTTGATCCGCTGTTTTTCAAAGCCTGGCTCACACGGTTTCGTCGTCTGCATCTTGGCGAAGGCCTGAGGAACGCTGCCAAACGCACGGGCCACTGAACTGTGGAGGgatttgaataaatgtttctgGAATCACTGCTTCCTTGTGTCCTCGTTAAACGAATTAAAGGGAGATGATACGGTAGCTCTGCTTGTTTTGGATGCAAGGGGAAGAAACAAGGACCATAGATGGGAAAAGGTTTAGAGTTGCTCTTGGTTATGCAAATGAAAAGGCAATTCATATTGCTGGATGAAAACAGTGGATGTGAATTTAATGCTTTTTGTGCCTTTTATGAATTAAAAggcgagagagggagaaagggttTTTATTCATGAGTCATGaccatgaaacattttcaagacCAAGACGAATCCAAACTGGCAGCCGAGGCCGTACAGTAGCGTCCACTGAGGACAATGTGGTCTATATTTTCCTTCAAGTGTGACGGCCCCTCTGCCGTTTCTTCCCTTGTTTATCTGCAGGGCTACAGACCGAATTAGGACTTTAATCAGCAGCATGGGACACACCTGGACCCGGTGGTCTCCATGCATAAAAGCCAGAACAACAGTCAATCTTTTGGCGGACCTCCTCACCCTgtataccttttttttattttgtggtttttgtttgtttcatccatccagacacggggagaacatgcaaacgcCACaaaaaggccccagctgaggttgAGACGGTCATTTCTGTGGTAGAAATGTATTTCACATAGGGGTGAATCAGAAGGATATTATCAAATGTAATGATGACATCAAGTTGGACGAAAGTTCTGTCTGTGGGATCTCCCCTCAGATAGTAATCGTGATAAAAGATGATGGAAACCAGAGGAGATAAAGAGGCTGAGGCGTGATGCATTATTGAGCAAAGTGCAGGAGATTCTTCTTTTACAAAGTTACAGAGTGTTTTATGTCACCCTGTCCTGCTGTTTGACGCCAACATCATCCATAAACCAGTTTTGCTCATTCACAGCATAATCTGAAGTACAGGAGCGATGGAAACATTCACAATACGACCTTTTCGTCTCATCTCACTCAAATAAATGCCTCCCATCTGCCCATAGCCTGTTGAGCTAATTACACATTGTGTGCTGCTGCACGTATACAGCCTAATAATACACGGCAGAGACAGCTCAGACCAGCACAGCTCTGCTTCTCGtattaaaaatacagcagttATAGCTCATGTACACACGATGCCTGCAGCCTCGACCACAAAACACCGTGAGCCGTGATGGATATCCTGTCAGAGGCCGACAGGCATTTGTTCTCAATCAGAAAAGCAATGACAGCTTAAATTATAGTAATGAAAATAACAGTGTGGTGATGTAGTATGAGAGTgtagtttctctgtttctgtgactgTTGGAGCAATGAGATTTACGATGCAAGCACAGCCAGAAGAACAGCACACCAGGGAAACCACCTTACTGTATGAAAGTAAAGAGAGGCCACGACTGAACACAGTGAGGACTTGAAGGAACGAGTGACAGAAAGTTCAAAAGTTCAAATGTGGCTGTAGAACGGAAACAAGCTCTCGCGTTAGCAACCGTTTTATCTTTCTGTTAAAAGAGTGAGACTCACATTTTATGACTTAGTGCAGATTTTAGATCAGGATCAAGTTTATTGGATAAATATTGTGACAGGTGCAAGAATCTGACTGGCTGTGTTTACAGGAAAGAGACCGACTCAGACGTACAGCGTCTTATGTAATCAGCCATACTTTATAAATTACATATTGCAGAAGTTCTTGAATAACGTGGAAGTTTTATGATTAAACTGTAGTATAGGTACATTACAGAATAACCAACCAACTGTTGGCTTCCCAAAAATCCACATGAGAACAACATACTTAAAAAGTTATTACATAATACGTTGTTACATGGGTAAACAGGCATGGACGGTCTTGTTGTCTTCACATGTGACTGTCTCTCAATACAACCTCAGCCTCAGGTTTCTGATTCCTGTGCACTTCTTAGCGGAAGCACAGCAGAGGAACAAATAATtccctgccttttttttttttaaaggccagAGGCTGATGAGAGCTCTGTCCAACTGAAATGGCAGAAAGAGAGCAgccagataaaaacacacacacaaagaacagaagATAGGGAGAGAAAGAGCTTTTCAACAATGCTGCTTAATAAAGCGAGCAGGTGGATCAAGGCCGGTTCTGCTATCTTGATGAATTTGCACTGTAGCGAGCCTGCTCGGGACAATAACCTGTTATCTCTCATGAGTTAGATAGAAAAGATGGGGCTGAGATAGTTACCGATAagtcatgttttgtttcctgcctctcatttcctctttggttctccttcttctgttgtgttttgcagagGTTGTTTTGAGGTGAACAGCTTCACGGTTTTCAATGAAATGTTCTTCGAATGTCCTCCTGGAGGTTTTTCCCCTATGAGGACTTCAGCTGCTGGTGCCTGGAATATGGCATCATGTCCAACATCACATCTCTACCCACAGCCTGGCGTAGCAGTGAGGTCCATACAGTGGTTCAACCGTCTTGTCCATGTAAGCCTTGCTGTCCCAGTTGAGTTGAGGTCGTCCTCTGAagccacaaaaaagaaaaccttgGCTTGTCCTGTGGGGATCAGACTCTTCTACCAGGGGATCATCCATCGCTGCCGGCCCGTGAGTCAGTGGGAATAATCTTACTGATGTCAAACATTAATGCAGGGTTGATTTGGCTATTCTTATATTAGAAAGGGGGCACTGAAACAGAGAGACTTTGCCTTGAATAGGTGTTTATTAAACTGTTTCATCTCTTCAAAATAATCCACACAACCttgttattataaaaattaggattgtactgggctgcagatgttttaactcttagagggagtgtgtgtgttttgtctttttgcatatCTTGTGTACTtcccttatctagcatgtgtttgttgaagctgCCAGGGAaaggtaatttaaaaaatgttcaaggacgagagagacaggttaagggaagtgtcattttggacaagaaacataatgctcattactaaggggaaaaccaaaaaaggaaactgacagtgggaagatgtccgagacagcccattttgagaatgaattgtataagaaccacctGACcgagctcctcgaggagccttttctctgtaaccctcttgtgtgttgcactgttaaacgctccttcttgtacaagaataataaattccaCTTAAACTTTGATTctctgaatccagtcctccttattcaaaggttcttcttaaaaaatccTCGTAACAAACCTCTTGGATCTTCTTCTGGATGTCatcacagccaaacatcacCACACATTCTTGTCTGGTGAGCAGAGAGGCCCTTTTCTCTGACAAACCTCCAAAGGTATACAAATCTAACACAGCAGGGAACAGACCTCCTCCTGGAGATCTTGATGTTCAGTGTGAGATGACATATCATGCATCATGCATAGGGTCAAGGATAAAACCTTCAATTAGACATTGGTGGTGACCAATAAGTGTTGGGGATGCACATTAGAATATGTTTCTGTTACGGCCTACCACTTCACCGAGTACAATGAAAGCTGCCTCCACCCAACTGAGTGTAATTAAACAGAGAAGCATGAGCTTGAACTTATTGACGCTGtgaagagaaagtgaaaggtATTTGCCCTGCGACTAGAGAATGTGACGCCTCTGCAGCATATATGATGCTCTATCTTATCTCCTCTTGTCTTAAAAGATATATAAACCTAAATAAGTAATGTATTTATCTTGTGCGTTAGTCTTTCGTTCTTTCTCTTAGCCAGTCTATGGCAAACAGTTTCAAACCCAGTAGTTCCAACTAAACATGCAATTCTTTTGAATGCCTCATAAAAACATGGTTTCACTTGGTAAACTTCTTTAAACAGCTCAGTGCATAAGTTTTCAACAAATGCTACTCAAACCGGAGCACTGCTCAGCCTCAAATTCACGatctgctctttttcttttattaaaatacaatataaataatacagtaatgaTAAATAAGGTCATAGCATgctcctgttgttgtttgtcaagTGTCGAATGATATTTGTAATTCAGTTTATCCGTGAGGATCACAACTGAATGATCAAAATCAGTTTCACTTTTTAGTTTACACCAAAACGTCAGAGTGAGTAAGACCCTCGGCAATGTTGGCAGCTTCATCTGGAGCCTTTTGACTGTTGTGCattgtaataaaaaacaaaacaaaagcacctGTTCAACTTTGTAATGACATTCAGCTACTAATCGAGGGTGATGTAGTAATACATCTATAACGTatcaagagaaaacagagatactttacactggggaacaattagaaaatgatttttatgctgattaaaactaaaattgtcatgctgattccaaaactgcagtcagttttttttctactgacagcaatgatgcagattttgaaattcacGAGGATTCAACAAAGCACATGTCTGTTAAGCACAGTATCTTTCATAGtttttaagaaaacggggatgctatagttcaaaaacttgacatgatagagaaaaactgagatcagttttggattctgcacccagagatttgtttaaaacagctttcagacctaactcaacaaaaattgtgttccccgGTGTTATTGATGCAGAAGGGGAATTCAAGCATccagacacagtaaacatgcatttaaattaGACCAATGAAgatacatttgaatttaaaataaacctgtgcaaagatttttttttttgcaaaaggcaaaattatttaaaaaaaaataaaaaatagaaattagaatatatgtatttatatatataaatttatttaaatcagaCTGTAGAACATGAATAGTCTACAGAGAATAAAGATGACTTCATAACATCAGTGTGTCagctggatctggatctggatctgggTCATTTACTGGAAgtcactctgtttctctgcagcccGGCTGTTCTGCTCACATgtctgaaggaggaggtgggggctTCCTAGTCAAGTTTGCATCAATGCAACATCACACTTCCAGTCTgtcttttcacaataaaagtattCTGCCCCATTAACCGTTGTTGacacttttattgtgaaggagcCTCAGTGTAAGTCACCGACCGTAAGCGACCTTTACTTTACCTCAGATGGAGTTATATAAGTTGGAGTAACGGTGGTTTGGAGGCTGTTTCTACCTGTTCGTACCGACCTCACAGGCTGCGTCCACCGTTACCGTCTCAGGTAAGTTATCCAAATGTATAGCACAGAAATAAGAGTTATTCAGAGAACTGTGTGCAGTGATTATACTGTGGGGTGTTGCATTCATTAAGATGCAATAATTGgtctcaaaaataaaaaaaatcttgctcATTTGTGCAGAAACTTGTTACCTGTGCAGTACGTGGAGGGATGCAAGTCAAGGTGTGCGTTACGTTCAGTACGTAacgatctgattggtcagctcaGTGCAGAGAGTCTCTGTTCAGGGAAAGCAGCTAGCACACTTTGTGTGGGTTTATTTCACTTTTGGTGGTGAGTGGTTTCACTATGATGGTACCACCACTCACATAGTTCATGCAGCATCAAGGAGTTTAATTAATTGCAGCAATTTCAGGTAAATGTAAACTCTATGTACTAATGTATAGTACATACTcatatattcaaatataaaagcatttatttttttacttctgGGGAGTGGCAAAAAGAATTAGATTTTCTGCAGGTGTGGCAACTGCCCCTCATGTTGCTCCCATGCTTGAAAAACATCACATATTGCCCTCATGGTTCCCCCTATGGtttgtaaaacacagtgaagtgCCTTTAGGGTGGTCTTCCAGCAGACTACACATGATTTATTGTATCTAAGGTGCTAAACCCTCACACTGACTAAGCTTGTTTCACTTTTAAGTCCCTTTTCAAGGCCAAGGCTGAAAGCTGGTCATGCATGAGTTAAATTTAGACTCCGCTCAGCTGCCTATTATCAGATCTATGAGCAGCCAGTGtggtaaaatgtcaaaaataattgCAAATTATCAGGAagcgtgtgtgtgaaaaacTGAATGGCGTTCAATGCTGGAACTATTTTTTCTGATTACAATAGAAGTCCCTGGAAGTGTTGCATCTCTATTATTCAACAGGTCTAGTTCAACGGTTCCCAAACTCGAGGTCAGgccacaaaataaatctgtcaaGTCTTGGATAATGGATGTATAACTTTCAGAGAAACAGTCACTCTTTGGTGAAACTGCTCAGAGACATCTGAAATGCAACAAAAGTCTCTAACTACACTTGCCAATAAGCCTAAAAAGGTTGTGAGACACTGGTTTAATCGTTATAATAAGGACATATGTCCCCACTAGACAGAAGTGTTGGTGCTTCCTTTGTCTGAGTCTAGAGCTGACCTGTTGACCCAGCGTTGAGctacacatgacaaataaaactgggcagaactgaaacaacacaacGCCGTCACGCCTTTCCTTTGTTCCTCAAATCACACAACAAACATCACAGCCACTAAATTCAGGGAGTGACTTTATCTGATTAGAATTgactttattggccaggtatgtTGACATATACAAGGATTTTGACCCTTGTTATCAGCTGCATTCAGCACATTTACACCTAGTTTCAGAACCATAAAAGAAcgcacataaaaataaatgtatatacagAGCTGCAGTGGTGTGCAAGCAGCACAAGAGTTTTCAGtacaaaatatgaacaaaacacagaaaatagtAGAGCATCGAACTTTCACCAGCCAGATTAGTGAAGAACCAAAATCATTTTACGTGGTGTATCATTATGCTGATTATTTCTGTTTACTTCCGTACAGATCTTCAGCTTCAGAAGAGATGACCTCCCAAGTCAGACTGAGGCTGCTGCCGAGCGCCAGATGCCTGTTTGATGAGCCTATTCAGGTGAAGGTGGCCGGGCTGAAGTCCAAACAGGTGGTCACCATGAGAGCCAGATCGACTGACGAGAAGGGAGTGGTGTATAGCTCCTCAGCCACCTACAGGGCTGATGGGAACGGGGAGGTCGACCTGGAGAGAGACCCCTCGCTCAGCGGGAGCTACGTCGGGGTCGAACCCATGGGCCTGCTGTGGTCGATGAAGGCAGAGGCTTTGCACAAACGGTTTCTGAAGATGAGTTCACTGAACCCCCACGTGGTGAAGTTCTCCGtgcacgaggaggaggaaggggagggcaGGATGCTGGCAGAGGCGACCAATGAGAGGTTTCTGATTGGAGATGGAGTCAGCCGGCTTCCCGTCAAAGAGGGGAACGTTCGGGGAGTCCTGTTTACTCCTCCAGGTTGGTCTATCTCAGTGGAGTGTCAGGCAACCAATCATTGTCTGGCCCTCAAGGCCACCATAGCCAGATATGCAGTTGCAGTTGGTGTTGCTGCTTTATTATAACATCATTTCGATCTTCTCTTCTTGTGTGTCCTCCAGGTGAAGGTCCATTCCCAGCTGTGTTGGATCTGTACACTTTGGGCGGCGGTGTGTCTGAGAAAAGGGCCGCTCTGCTGGCCAGTCGAGGATTCGTGGTCATGACCATCGCGCTGTTTGGACAGGACGACATGCCGAAGAACAACCTGGTTCATCTGGACTTTTTTGAGGAAGCAAtagagtttttaaaaagacaagatAAGGTGGGTTCAGATCTCTGAGAATCTGCCAcagttttatacatttttatctaCAAGCAGTTATCATCTGTGCAGCTGATagtttctgtttgattttgctgattgttttttcatgttttgttcacAGGTGGGCAGCAAAGGAGTTGGTGTAATGTCAATTTCAAAAAGTGGAGACCTCGCTCTTTCAATGGCCTCTTATCTGCCAGGCATCGAGGCCACTGTGTGCATCAATGGCTTATGTGCCAATACTGCTTTCCCTCTCTTCTATAAGAAGAGCAAAATCCT includes the following:
- the LOC113747497 gene encoding acyl-coenzyme A thioesterase 1-like, producing MTSQVRLRLLPSARCLFDEPIQVKVAGLKSKQVVTMRARSTDEKGVVYSSSATYRADGNGEVDLERDPSLSGSYVGVEPMGLLWSMKAEALHKRFLKMSSLNPHVVKFSVHEEEEGEGRMLAEATNERFLIGDGVSRLPVKEGNVRGVLFTPPGEGPFPAVLDLYTLGGGVSEKRAALLASRGFVVMTIALFGQDDMPKNNLVHLDFFEEAIEFLKRQDKVGSKGVGVMSISKSGDLALSMASYLPGIEATVCINGLCANTAFPLFYKKSKILPPLSFDVSKMIPAESGAVMGKNIMSNPLAEENKDCLIPIEQAKGRFLFLASEDDLNWDSKASLDGMVERLKRHGKDNFESVSYPGAGHYLEPPYGPYCPSSFHVVVGKPILWGGEPKSHAAAEVHMWKKVQEFFRAHLSCDGAQRKDKN